One part of the Luteibacter yeojuensis genome encodes these proteins:
- a CDS encoding cupin domain-containing protein — MKTVAVAAVVAFTFAAPCSHAHPAQPRPQPGSHRTDLSRNDLSIPGWEALQVRVDIPPGKFAPDHRHPGEEIIYVIEGTIEYRLEGKPPVRLKAGDVLFVPRGVVHSATNVGTTNAAELGTYVVEKGKPLVEWVK, encoded by the coding sequence ATGAAAACCGTCGCCGTTGCGGCCGTGGTGGCCTTCACCTTCGCCGCGCCGTGCAGCCACGCGCACCCGGCCCAGCCTCGACCTCAGCCGGGCAGCCATCGCACCGACCTGTCGAGGAACGATCTCAGCATTCCCGGCTGGGAAGCGTTGCAGGTTCGCGTCGACATCCCTCCGGGAAAGTTCGCTCCTGACCACCGCCATCCCGGCGAGGAAATCATCTACGTCATCGAGGGCACGATCGAGTACAGGCTCGAGGGGAAGCCCCCCGTGCGGCTCAAGGCCGGCGATGTGTTGTTCGTGCCCCGCGGCGTGGTGCATAGCGCCACGAACGTGGGAACGACAAATGCCGCGGAACTGGGCACATATGTGG
- a CDS encoding DUF2894 domain-containing protein: MAGNLERSSPGPLGELVDLLDGGEAGRSSSYPELPALGEFQKIWSRIRTESQLRQSLEQTTENAGPLNSSALVHRSMALMRDVSPGYLRHFLSYIDDLSWMERLGDGKASPAGDAPAAASIGKRRKTRPRTRRE; this comes from the coding sequence ATGGCCGGTAACCTCGAACGCTCCTCGCCGGGTCCCCTGGGAGAGCTTGTCGATCTCCTCGACGGAGGCGAGGCCGGCCGGTCGTCGAGCTACCCCGAGCTCCCTGCGTTGGGGGAGTTCCAGAAGATCTGGTCGCGCATCCGCACCGAGAGCCAGTTGCGGCAGTCGCTGGAACAGACGACGGAGAACGCGGGCCCGCTCAACTCGAGCGCCCTGGTCCACCGCTCCATGGCCTTGATGCGCGACGTATCGCCCGGCTACCTCCGCCATTTTCTTTCCTACATCGACGACCTGTCGTGGATGGAGCGGCTCGGTGACGGCAAGGCGTCGCCGGCCGGCGACGCGCCGGCCGCCGCGAGCATCGGCAAGCGTCGCAAGACCCGGCCGCGTACACGGCGGGAATGA